A single region of the Melopsittacus undulatus isolate bMelUnd1 chromosome 10, bMelUnd1.mat.Z, whole genome shotgun sequence genome encodes:
- the SMIM3 gene encoding small integral membrane protein 3, translated as MDLPDPAIPAALPKHILDIWVIILIILATILVMTALVLCPATAVIIYRVRTHPMRNGIV; from the coding sequence ATGGACCTTCCTGACCCTGCAATTCCTGCTGCCCTCCCCAAGCACATTCTGGACATCTGGGTCATCATCCTGATCATCCTGGCCACCATCCTTGTCATGACAGCCCTGGTGCTCTGCCCAGCCACCGCTGTCATCATCTACCGGGTACGGACTCACCCCATGCGCAATGGCATCGTGTGA